aaacttatgcattgtcAGGTACAAAATAACCTTATAATTCGAATTGATTATCTAGCATTGAATAGCTTTcgactttcaaaaatatttaagttaccTTACAAATCAcattaaaactgtattttttttaagttgccACAGAATGCTGGCGGTGGTGCTAATATTTGTGACGTGTGCGGTATGGGCCTGGTGGCGCAggactaaaaacaaaaacgaaccCCCTGCTTTCCCTGGCGGCTTGCCTTTGATAGGGCATGCACATCTTTTAATTGGAGATAGTATACGTAAGTGTTTTTCTAAACCTAACTTAAGGGGTCACTATCACActgtcaaaaataatattgaagctcAAGGACTTGCAATGACACGAAAACAATCGATTGCCGCTTATTGGAATACCTGAGCCGCTATAGTTCACAtttaagagattattattattttttattttcatcatcatgatatcaaacccattaccgatccactacagggcacggcagggtgattacgtatctcgcgacagccatgcgtcaggcgtaaatcttgcaatcaccgctgtcaaacgtcaatttccatacaataaataaacaaaagagacGTTTGACAGccgtgattgcaagatttacgtctATCGAAACCCTGTCGCGAGATACATAATATTCTGCCTGTCTTCTgtgtgcgtattggtggactctatacaactttgagaacattatggagaactctcagacatgcaggttcctcatgatgttttccttcaccgttgaagcaagtgatattttaatttgttaaaaggcacataacttaggaaagttagaggtgtgagCTGGAATtcagcccctcgaaagtgaagtcgaagtcctaccattgggttatcaccgctttttatattctatatatatatttttttatattctgtatatatattctttttagCACGTAATTAGAGTAAGTTAGAAATATGAGATATTATGTTAGCGATACTCTATCGATACATGGGGTATCGTATCAAATAGCGACACTCGCATGTAACGATATTAATCAATAATACCTACTGGGgcaatattattacaatttaaaaaaaacctatgggGTTTATTGGGATTGAAGGTATGCGTAATGCGAGAATCCCAGCGAAGAAAAACCAAATTTTTCTCCAACCATAAAAGGCAATGTTGGGTATTATAGTATTTCacataatcattttattatttttaattgaattttacaGAATTATGGAAATCAGTGAAAGAGCTTTCATATGAAAGCCTGAAAGCTGGTGGAGCCATATCAGCTTCTATCGGGCCAAGGACTATATACGGTaagtaatacttataaaattaccCACCTTTCTCGTTTCTTTTAATTTTGCCTGTAATTGAGCCGTATACCCTGCGGACTAGCCTGCGTTCTTAGCGGTGTTCAAATTTGCGTTCTGCGTGTGGCCAATCAAGAGACTTGCTATAACACGCGCTGCTGTGATTGGTTGTTCACAGGACGCCATCTTAAAAGCCGCTAAGGAAGCAAGCTGGACGCTGAGTTTATGCCTAGCCTAAGACAGCCAAATTGTAAACGCTGGGTTATAATCTcttttattttgcgtactttttATGGGTGTAATTAAAAGCATTTGAAACTAGCCATGGAAACTTTTTCGGTCTTTGTGTTCCGAAATGTACTTAGTATTAGTTGTGCATGACTTATGTGGTCCTAGTGCTCGGatggatattttgatataaaattagtTATAGCGGTATATTTTAATGGATACCATAGTTTATAGTTTCGTTTACTTTTTTCAATTTACTAATACTGGTCATTAAGACAGCGTACGCGGGTAAACAGatcacgttttttttcttttagcttaaatagctttctaatggttaaataatgattaaaatcgatTAAGCAGTTTCAAAGTTTATCGATGACGAGGGAATTGACAAACAAACCTATCTTtcctatttataatgttagtatagaTATTAATTGTATGTTTTTAGTTGTGACCGACCCGGACGACTATTTGACCATCGCCAACACATGTTTGCAAAAAGACAATTTTTACGAATTCGCAAAACCCTGGCTCGGCGAAGGACTAGTAACTGGAGATTGTGAGTATATTTCTTGTTTAACCCTATAAAATTATCAATGGCCtttaaaagtccactgctggactaaacctCTGCTGGACCTCTTCCAACGGGATGGTTTGCTCATCATCACCACGCTGCGCAGACGAGTTGGAGGTCGCACTAGTTGATATTAATAGCACACAGGGccctgctgcccgttctctgttatattcccttagccaCCTTGTACGACAACCACGAGAAAGGCAGGGGTAGTGAAGACAGTATTGTTGTCTTCACATCCTTTAATATAGACTTTGATTAcaccttttaaaatatattgtttttttatcttatgttaaattatatatattttttattttataaaacgcgTATAAAAGTTTCGGAACCGATTGTATTTgaatctgcgactctctggcaatcgcggccggAGCGCTTTTCGAAAAAACTTTACCTTTGATAGGTATCTGATTTAATTACGTAGGTGACAcgatgtagcagtacgctgctaATTTTCGCGGGCAAAGtagcagggcacatctagttaaaaatatgaactgtttatttttagtatcaATATGGAAAATACATCGAcgcatattaaaatatatataatgttaaggtgacactgtttttttttccagtaTCAATTTGGAAAATACATCGAAGACTATTAAACCCAGCGTTCAGTCAGGTGGTTTTAGACGGGTTTCTTGGTGTTTTCAATGGACAATCTCGTCGCCTTGTCAAAGACCTAGAAGCTGAAGTTGGTAAAGGACCGTTTGACCATTGGGTGTACACCCGACATAATGCCCTGGAAACTATATgctgtatgtatttttaatacactAGTCTTTCCTCTTCTACGTCTAGATAGCCGATGGTGCTATAATTAGTTATGGTCAAACTTTAAGGTAAGATACCATCGCCAGATAGGTTTGCATTTAATAGTATACTTCTTGAATATTAATAACATGGGTACCTATTCTGAAAAACTGTCACTGTTTCgagtattatttttgaaaattgaatGTAATACAATAAACTACAGTTTGTCATCTCGGATCTCTTTTAAAAAGTTCGAAGTTAGTATTGAAACTACAGCTTATCGCAAAGTCCTAGTATAGTGTAGGTACAATATAACGTAAATGATACAAAGTCTTGGGTATGaatgtcaatgtgagatggtgatagtacccggctaagtttattgtgggcttcatCAAAGACCAGCtcttgttttaagtttacgaatgaaaTTACCGCCATCATCGCACTATCATTTAAgcacacattttgtatgtaatgtaagTTAAAAATGTGTgccattaaaagtgccatcaagtgacttatttgaataaagaaatatttgactcttATTAATGCTATTTTACAACACAGTTGCACTGTATCGAAAGcgagtaattttaatttatcatcacTAGAATTGAAGAGCATTTGAAATCACAAAGGCAAAGAACTTCTTTCAATTTCATTATTGTGAGATGACGCGTCCTAAACACTTAGTTATCACAACATAGTGGTTAGTACTTCGGTTTCAGTTTCAGAGAGGGAGTTTTAaacccagcacgtacctcttacttttctaagtaattaaatttcacCTTTTAAAAAGTacaggaaaacatagtgaggaaacctgcgttgTGTGAGTTCTCCGTAATAGTCTAGAAGGCAGTGtgcagtctaccaatctgcactgggccagggtggtggattacggcctaaacgcttttcattctgagaggtgacCCGTTCccagtagtggaccggtaatgggttggtttTGTTTATCAATAAATCTGTTATATATAGTCTACTAAAGTATTAcatcttaatcgttttttctcctactaactgacaatatagttttgtattcgcaagttcagcttaaagacatttattttctcaaaaaagaacacaatagttcacttacatcgagaatacaataatattttaaaattagtagatactaaatctcaaagtgctttacagatgtaccatattatttaaaagtaaaaatttttgcgggtggttaaagaaaaagttagcgagcgataatacaaatcattttataggaaagaggtcacattaacttaactgaacggtattttgtacatgttcaataacaagttttttaaacattggtaaacttttagtgcTAATGATTCTCtcaggtaaattattgtacaacagcACTCCCTCACACAGTATACTTTTCTTTCCATAATTGGTTCTAGTTttagatagtaaaaatttagttttacgttttcttAGATAGTTtgcgtatgtttttgtttgaaatcgtAATTGTGAGAGTATATTATCTgtgcttatttttcttattaaggtGCAGGTTTTTAATGCgtataattgatttatattaagaattttagtctctgtatacaatttatttgtaggagttagatagttatacttataaagagctttaataattttattttggataatttgcaattttttaatatgtgattTCGCGGCGGTTCCCCAAATTTCGATGAGGTATTCAATATTGGGTTTAACTAGGGAGTTGTATATGGtagatcttattttatttggtatacaggataatattctattatatgttatatagatatgatattctattgtggcagtctttaagtgggtctacaatattacatttatatttttttcattttttgtttagttttataagagttgttgttgttgtaacctgttgattgtccattaaataaataaataaataaatactttttttttagtaactgCTTTGGGAGTGGACTTCACAGACAAGAACGTGCTCAACAGTGAATACGTGAACGCGGCTGAGCAGATGTTCAATATCCTTGTGGACAGGTTCCAGAAGTTCTGGTGGCACAGTCACTTTTTATACAGCTGGTCCTCATTAAGGAAGAAACAGGACCAGTGCCTGAAGATCTTGCATAATATGTCGAATaccgtatgtatttatttcaatagtaCCTATGGTTTTAAAGCACACTGGCtttgcaaagtttttttatgATCCCGTTTCCAAAGAGGAAGATGTTATCATATCAAAGAcgtattcaataaataataatacattttaataacaatttcgATAATCATTTCTGTTTGATTTGGTAAAAGTTaatctttctttttaaaagtatCTAAAGATCTGATAGAATCTCTCATACTTTAAACTTTACAGGTCCTGAAAAAAAGAAAGGCTGATTACTTGAAGAATAGGAACTGCAAAGAGATTGATGAAAAAACTAAAGGTAAGTATTTAACGTATGTTCTGTTAAAATCTATTTTGGGTATCAGATGTATCACTGACCCAAAATTGATCTTGCCTTCTGATAGCAAACAGACGAAAACAGTCTGCTTATTTTCGAACGAAAGGTTTTGCGACGAGTGTTTGGTGCTATGCAGGATAATGGTTTTTGGCGCATTCGATATAATCACGAGCTATACGAACTATTTAAAGAACCGAATGTCGTCACAACTAtcaaactgttaagaatgcaatgggcagggcatgtgcaacgcatggaaggcacgagagcGCCAAAGAGTttgatggagggcactttggaggggcgtagaaaccgaggacgacctaggggtcggtggagtgatggacttgagagggatatgagggttctgggagttcggagctggaaagaagcatcttctgaccgcctcaaatggagaaatatgcttgaccaagccaagacccacccagggctgtagagctttgatgatgatgatgattctgatAGCAATGGCTGCTTTGCTGGTTTTGTGTCCCTTTACGCCAGTTAAAAGCCTTCCCACTGTTTCATGGATAAATATGTATGTCTCCAGTGAGtatataaatttggtatttcCTACAAGTGTAGGTAAGACTAATAAAAAGACAcattaatttcggcatcgatggtatgGGAACCATAGCTTAGTAGGTAAAGCGCTCAAGCCACGATTGCCAGAAAGTCGCAAGCTTAATCCTGTCGATTCCAAAGTTATATCATGCATTTTTTATGGATTTCAGGTCCAAAATTTAAGCCGTTCATGGATCTTCTTCTGGAACTATCAATAGAGAAAGGCGCTTTCAACGACCGGGAGATTAGAGAACACGTTGACACCATGATCGTTGGTGGTCATGACACTTCAGCCAGTGTGCTCATGTACACCATGTTGCTGATTGGATCTTATCCTCAGGTTCAGGAGAAGATTTTTGAAGAGTAAGTTCACTTTTACTCTACTAACTTTTAAATTCTCAACTCCCTTTCTGACTCTATCACAtgtcggaaggcagattccaccaaaaaaaatccggcaagaaactttgCAGATGATTTTGCAAAGCAgatgcttttttccaacatcagtttaaaattttacaatcaatATCTGTTGCcctttattacggttttttaaaaatcgtacgctttcacaaaaattaaaacgaacGTTATGCCCGCTTTTACTAAATTGATCTGAATCGGATGGAATCGTCTTAATCGGAAGCCTACTGGTTTAGGTTCGTAGAGATAAAAAGTTTCACGATATCGAAAGACGTTAGGAGCCGTCTGAAGTCACGAGATCTTTCGTTGGATCATAAAGCTTAAGCAAATCGTAACCTGACACTGGTATAACctgacaaaaaatataaatttggtttTATTATAACCCTAACACCATACGAACCCTaacataatacaaacacaaaataccacaccttgtgtcAAGACGCCTAGAAATCTTCTTTgtttaggcgttacttactttgCCATCGTTCGTCGTTACATATGCTCTATTAAAAtcgtttagatttttttaggaAGGTTAATTATAACACTGGATTATATTACAGGCTGCACATGGTATTCGGTGATGACGACAGAGATGTCACGAAGCAAGATCTGTCACAGCTTGTATACCTGGAGGCTGTATTGAAAGAGACCATGCGCATTTACCCCATCGTACCAGTTACTGCGCGACGTCTTGACAAAGATGTCAAACtacgtatgtttgtttttatttacttgccCCCCTCCtcttttcttcttcttgcccttatCCCACGCAAGTGGAGTTTGAACAACATGTCTACTTTTCACTCACCTCTATTAGCAGGCGTTTCACTTTCAACTTATACGCATATCCTCTTCTACACAATCCATCCTTCTCTTCTCTTCCTGTGCTCTATCTCTTTGTTATTCCacattaatatttaacattGTTCTGGTAACGAGAAGGTAGATCTCTcaaggaccacgatcttcagtaatGAAGGAACGAACAGAGTTAACATGATTTTCTTCGCTCCGCCTTAACTCTTAATGTTttcacgcgacttcgtccgctttttttctgtttttatagaTATCCCGCAGCAATCGTTGTAATCCGGGATAAAAGTACCCTATGTAAACTCCAGCTTACAAGCTAAATATCTCTATACATCCTCATGACCGGTTTAGCTGTGCAGCTTTACATATGtagcaaaatatgtttttttaaacccgCCAGAAAAGTTCTCtggtgcttttccgggataaaaattatctttatatgTCCAGACTCGAAATCGGGACAGCAGAGAGCAGCAGAGTACACCACTGAGCCAGACGGTAGGCTGATACCAcaatgttgttgtttttttgcaGGAAACTGTACTCTGACGAAAGGGCGAACGTGCTTCATGTTTGTGTACGGGGTCCACAGGCATCCCATGTGGGGTCCAGATTCTGAGGAGTTTAAGCCGGAACGTTGGCTGGACCCCGCCACGTTGCCTGAGTGCCCTACTGCGTTTGCTGGCTTCAGTATGGGAAGAAGGATTTGTATAGGTAAAGCAAATATGCAATTTCaatacaggatttttttttgacaataataaaaatataattcttacTAATTTGAGCAAAGCTTATATTACTTCTGGATGAAATAGTTTACTATTggaaaagaataataaaaaaaaattttttttttttctgtgaagaagcatatgaatttttaaaataaaaataatatgttttttaaattaattaattatattttttttataaatttttaatagtgtttatcttttataattttcctgttgtatatttgaaaaaaaaaacgtataaaactcattcgaaaaaagaaaaaagggttgtatggttttatgaaacaatattccattaagggtataaaaatcgcttcatcaatattaattttatacttggaaaatggaaatgataactaatatttttattgaactctgtgtTTAAGAGTAAGACGTACAtcaataatacttaacaattatttagatgatatacatacacatattaaaaaactgaaaacaatattttataatcgttaagtcattttgatccgatttttaattttttttaaatcattctattatctattccatcttcatcatgagtttcacaggttataaatgttaccaatattttatggagcactgacacaaatgagtgatagtctatacactacacggtcagctgatgcgaactataggcgccgccatattggcctAGGCTGCTCTGATgagcgcctgtcactttatccctaatccgcggccgaccgtcacgcgacatgcaacacgcAGTCGAAAAAATCTGAGAAAAGTTTCGCTAAAAAATCAAAAGTCAATGATTTCTAGACAAATTTTagatcaaaattaaatattcgtTTAAACTGTAGTAATTTTTATCgttaagtattttgaaaatatctcATCTAACTataatagtttaagttttttcaaCCTCATGTAGCAGGAGTTGGCGCCTTGATAATGTTTTACTATTTCCGTTTTCAGGAAAATCGTACGCGTATATGTCTATGAAGACCACCCTGGCTCACGTGTTCCGGCACTACAGGGTGTCCGGGGACCACACGCAACTCGTCGCTAAAATTGACGTGATGTTGAAGCCAGACTCGGGATACTACATTACGATAGAAAGAAGGCAAAAATAATTTGCCTctgtacaagatttgctcgctggCAATTGAAGAGTCGTTTTCCCATATGAACAAACTCTGTATCTCAATCTCAAAatctgcaatctcacgtggtgataagtgatgatgaagtctaagatagtagctggctaacctgtttagagtatggtagtcatacccctaataagttactacgcgacatcgcaccggaacactaaatcgcttagcggcacgtctttgtcggttttTGTCGGTTGGGTAACAAgtcaccagaccagagaaaattcagaaattataaattcccaaatttccccatACTCGAAAACGCCTTCCTATTGCGAGCAAGCATGTGTAAGGCTACTCTTGTACAAAAATATCCATAATCTAACCTAAACTCGCTTCGCTTAGCTAACAATACCGTAACAATATCCTAGGTGTTAGTAACAACTAtcgtaaagtcaaagtcaaagtcaggcTATAGATGGTAGGTACTTTGTACATGGTGGATgggtgagatgatggtgataactacattcgtaaacttaaaactagaaCTACGACGGCTCTATatcaataatcatcatcattcatcatcatcaccatatcaacccatcactgTGGGCCAGTGATGggttacagggcacgggtctgccacaatgagaagggtttaaagccgtagtccaccacgctggcccagtgcggattggtggactccacacgcctttgagaacatcatggagaactctcaggcatgcaggtttcttacgatgtattccttcactgaagcaagtgatatttgaattgtttaagcgcacataaatttaaaagatgtatattaatttaaaatgcatataacacgttttataaaaattgataatttctctaagtgtaggtaaaaattataaatttaaaaaagttagaagtgttgggattcgaactcagccccccgaaagtgaagtcgaagtcctgccaaatgagctatcaccgcttaaccgctgtatataataattaatactatacttcttatagtcgtaaaaatgtaataggcccgttttgacatttgtgcaagaccatagaatgtaacttggaacgaaactgaaagaaacaataaaataaaaatcaattacatacagtgttttaaaaaatacgtaaatttttttgggacgttaaataatatgaaagaatatatcgcgagtattctttttgcgcttacttcatagtagcatgcaatttataattgttgcgaaacgttccgaaaacagttacgttctcagtcttttttttttatactagagctgtaaccattttttttactgaatatcgaaattaaatattgtgttgttatctttactgcaaagaatgagcttggttctcaaaatgggttctaaataatgagtctgagttgatgtatctgaccaagcggcacatgactgaagcgtccccgcgcgcactgcgcagtttttcgttcctcatcttgtaaagttgactgtgcgctcgtttaagtttgatatatattgtttagaattacgttaactatggctcttctattttggtcattaatttaaacatagtaatTTGACTCGATTtctgtgtttgttgttatatacctagtactaactctgtttcaacatgttgaaaagtggacgtaaaatcaacagccagtcacgcgtattggttgtgaagttaaaggaatactttgaacgaacgaacactttacaatacataataatatcaatgaagtactgatacaaacttgaattgatttatcgtgagtatcgagtcccgagtcttatggttccataactagttacgtcgcaatgacaaatgtcaaaacgggcctattacatttttacgactatagcaATATTGATTGGTGAATTATATGttttgcataatataataaggTAGAGTCGTTTTGTGTTCTGAAACTTTGTAAGAAAGTATAACACTCACGCGTTATTGTTAACTAAGTGGCGATATCTAAAAAAGGTGTTATCCCACAAACTGTTTTACTAGGTATATAGTagtacagaattaagatcatacagaatccgcattcagccattattgtatgcagtgcattgtgtccgaaaacagtgaaaaagccccgcgcacatctcacttcacacctgcggaatgttgccagctcacagtttttttttttaattttctcattttatcGTAAACGTTAAAAGCATTGGAGgtcaaataattactgtcaactgctaaatgttaTGAAGTGACATACCGTTTGTTCGGCaaactaaagtggagtggtttttgatactacaatattagtagtgtaCA
Above is a genomic segment from Pararge aegeria chromosome 23, ilParAegt1.1, whole genome shotgun sequence containing:
- the LOC120634262 gene encoding cytochrome P450 4V2-like, which encodes MLAVVLIFVTCAVWAWWRRTKNKNEPPAFPGGLPLIGHAHLLIGDSIQLWKSVKELSYESLKAGGAISASIGPRTIYVVTDPDDYLTIANTCLQKDNFYEFAKPWLGEGLVTGDLSIWKIHRRLLNPAFSQVVLDGFLGVFNGQSRRLVKDLEAEVGKGPFDHWVYTRHNALETICLTALGVDFTDKNVLNSEYVNAAEQMFNILVDRFQKFWWHSHFLYSWSSLRKKQDQCLKILHNMSNTVLKKRKADYLKNRNCKEIDEKTKGPKFKPFMDLLLELSIEKGAFNDREIREHVDTMIVGGHDTSASVLMYTMLLIGSYPQVQEKIFEELHMVFGDDDRDVTKQDLSQLVYLEAVLKETMRIYPIVPVTARRLDKDVKLRNCTLTKGRTCFMFVYGVHRHPMWGPDSEEFKPERWLDPATLPECPTAFAGFSMGRRICIGKSYAYMSMKTTLAHVFRHYRVSGDHTQLVAKIDVMLKPDSGYYITIERRQK